One genomic region from Alosa alosa isolate M-15738 ecotype Scorff River chromosome 12, AALO_Geno_1.1, whole genome shotgun sequence encodes:
- the med22 gene encoding mediator of RNA polymerase II transcription subunit 22 isoform X2 → MATQRVLPQSKETLLQNYNKRLKDDIRSILDNFTEIVKTAKVEDETQVSRATQGEQDHYEMQVRAANIVRAGESLMKLVSDLKQFLILNDFPSVNEAISLRNQQLRSLQEECDKKLISLRDEIAIDLYELEEEYYSSRYK, encoded by the exons ATGGCTACCCAAAGGGTTCTTCCGCAAAGCAAAGAGACGCTTCTACAGAACTACAACAAGAGGTTGAAAGATGACATCAGATCTATTCTGGATAATTTCACAGAAATAGTGAAGACCGCAAAG GTTGAGGATGAGACTCAGGTGTCCAGGGCCACGCAGGGGGAGCAAGACCACTACGAGATGCAAGTCAGAGCTGCCAACATT GTTCGTGCAGGCGAGTCCTTGATGAAACTTGTGTCAGACCTGAAGCAGTTCTTGATCCTGAATGACTTCCCATCTGTGAATGAGGCGATCAGCCTTCGCAACCAGCAGCTGCGCTCCCTCCAGGAAGAGTGTGACAAGAAGCTCATCTCACTACGCGACGAGATCGCCATAGATCTATACGAGCTCGAGGAAGAGTAT